From the Nocardiopsis changdeensis genome, one window contains:
- a CDS encoding MBL fold metallo-hydrolase — translation MTDAHTTGYTAVDHGRVRVLVGAERGAYPYANSLLVRGTESTVLIDPSLSLVGSPPPADLVLVSHAHEDHMAGLADHSALVGVHEHDLEGVRSPEKLIAGLGLGPEAAAAVEKDYRERFHVRERPDATGFGDGTVFDLGGCTVTAVHLPGHTAGHCGFLVEPDGFLFVADIDLSSFGPFYGDAGSSLTDFEASMRRCREIEARWYGTGHHKGVVEGAGEFRRRLDAYAGVVDRRSAALLDLLAVPRTLEDIVAHRLVYRPHVEGPHVDPVERRTAVQHLEVLAAQGRVAEVEPGLFRAVGDGRAAPPPAAGPASGG, via the coding sequence ATGACGGACGCGCACACCACGGGGTACACGGCGGTGGACCACGGACGAGTCCGAGTGCTCGTCGGCGCCGAACGCGGCGCCTACCCCTACGCGAACTCGCTGCTGGTGCGCGGCACGGAGTCGACGGTGCTCATCGACCCGTCGCTCTCCCTGGTCGGCTCCCCGCCGCCCGCGGACCTGGTCCTGGTGAGCCACGCGCACGAGGACCACATGGCGGGCCTGGCGGACCACAGCGCCCTGGTCGGCGTCCACGAACACGACCTCGAAGGGGTGCGTTCCCCCGAGAAGCTGATCGCCGGGCTGGGCCTGGGTCCCGAGGCGGCGGCCGCCGTCGAGAAGGACTACCGGGAACGGTTCCACGTGCGCGAGCGCCCCGATGCGACCGGGTTCGGGGACGGCACCGTGTTCGACCTGGGCGGATGCACCGTGACGGCCGTGCACCTGCCCGGCCACACCGCGGGCCACTGCGGTTTCCTGGTCGAGCCGGACGGGTTCCTGTTCGTGGCGGACATCGACCTGAGCTCGTTCGGCCCCTTCTACGGGGACGCCGGCAGCAGCCTGACGGACTTCGAGGCGTCGATGCGCCGCTGCCGGGAGATCGAGGCGCGGTGGTACGGCACCGGGCACCACAAGGGCGTGGTCGAGGGCGCCGGGGAGTTCCGGCGCAGGCTCGACGCCTACGCCGGGGTGGTGGACCGGCGCAGTGCCGCTCTGCTGGACCTCCTCGCCGTGCCCCGGACCCTGGAGGACATCGTCGCGCACCGGCTGGTCTACCGCCCGCACGTCGAGGGGCCGCACGTGGACCCGGTGGAGCGCCGGACCGCGGTGCAGCACCTGGAGGTGCTGGCGGCGCAGGGGCGGGTCGCCGAGGTGGAGCCGGGGCTGTTCCGGGCCGTCGGCGACGGCAGGGCGGCGCCCCCACCTGCGGCGGGTCCGGCGTCCGGGGGGTGA
- a CDS encoding snapalysin family zinc-dependent metalloprotease — protein sequence MLRRILTPLLITLSALAMTLVGVAPAGAAPVHAPTAEQVRPAAQTVLYYDSSQAAEYTSAVAAAVNVWNSSVGNVRLEPAPAGRRAEIRVIADDGWPRAHLGPVRPGGQVTVWMGRQGTAQGYDAVRIAAHELGHSLGLPDAKPGPCSSLMSGSTGGVSCTNPNPNASERSRVEANYGGGAAGQSAPDGQIVVDRG from the coding sequence ATGCTGAGACGTATCCTCACGCCCCTGCTCATCACCCTGAGTGCTCTGGCGATGACGCTGGTGGGCGTCGCGCCCGCCGGCGCCGCGCCCGTCCACGCCCCGACCGCGGAGCAGGTCCGGCCCGCGGCCCAGACCGTCCTGTACTACGACTCCAGCCAGGCCGCGGAGTACACCTCCGCCGTCGCGGCGGCCGTGAACGTGTGGAACTCCAGCGTCGGCAACGTCCGCCTGGAGCCGGCCCCCGCCGGACGGCGCGCCGAGATCCGCGTCATCGCCGACGACGGCTGGCCCCGGGCCCACCTGGGCCCGGTGCGGCCCGGCGGGCAGGTCACCGTCTGGATGGGCCGCCAGGGCACCGCGCAGGGCTACGACGCGGTGCGCATCGCCGCCCACGAGCTCGGCCACAGCCTGGGGCTGCCCGACGCCAAGCCCGGTCCGTGCTCGTCGCTGATGTCGGGCTCCACCGGTGGCGTGAGCTGCACCAACCCCAACCCGAACGCCTCCGAGCGGTCCCGGGTCGAGGCCAACTACGGCGGCGGCGCGGCCGGTCAGAGCGCGCCCGACGGTCAGATCGTGGTCGACCGCGGCTGA
- a CDS encoding SDR family oxidoreductase — protein MGPVNDTKTALVTGANKGIGLAIARGLGQVGFRVAVGARDDGRRGAAVERLRSEGVDAFGVALDVTSDEGVAAAAEAVEEEAGRLDVLVNNAGIAGRSDGGGQDPTTLDLDVVRTVLETNVFGVVRVTNAMLPLLRRSDAPRIVNMSSNMGSLALRTGPVLAAYAPSKTMLNAVTVQYARRFADTGIIVNAACPGYVATDFTGFNGSRTPEQGAAIAVRLATLPDDGPRGGFFDEAGAVPW, from the coding sequence ATGGGACCCGTGAACGACACGAAGACCGCGCTGGTCACCGGCGCGAACAAGGGAATCGGCCTCGCCATCGCACGGGGCCTCGGACAGGTCGGGTTCCGGGTCGCGGTGGGGGCGCGCGACGACGGGCGGCGCGGGGCGGCGGTGGAGCGGCTGCGCTCCGAGGGCGTCGACGCGTTCGGGGTCGCGCTGGACGTCACCTCCGACGAGGGCGTCGCCGCGGCGGCGGAGGCCGTCGAAGAGGAGGCGGGGCGCCTGGACGTACTCGTCAACAACGCGGGCATCGCCGGCCGCTCCGACGGCGGCGGGCAGGACCCGACGACGCTGGACCTGGACGTCGTGCGCACCGTGCTGGAGACCAACGTGTTCGGGGTGGTCCGGGTCACCAACGCGATGCTGCCGCTGCTGCGCCGCTCGGACGCGCCGCGGATCGTCAACATGTCGAGCAACATGGGGTCGCTGGCCCTGCGAACGGGGCCGGTGCTGGCGGCGTACGCGCCGTCCAAGACCATGCTCAACGCCGTCACGGTCCAGTACGCCCGCCGGTTCGCCGACACCGGCATCATCGTCAACGCGGCCTGCCCCGGATACGTGGCCACGGACTTCACGGGGTTCAACGGCTCGCGGACCCCCGAGCAGGGGGCCGCGATCGCGGTCCGGCTCGCGACCCTGCCCGACGACGGGCCGCGCGGCGGGTTCTTCGACGAGGCGGGGGCCGTCCCCTGGTGA